CTGCGCCGGGGCGCCGACCTCGTGCCCTCGCCGATGCCCACCACCGGGAGCTGGACCTTCGGCGCCGCCGGGGACCTCGACCGCGACGGGGATCTCGACGTGGTGCTCACCCGGCCGGCGCGGACCTCGGCCCAGGTGGCGCTCCTGCTGAACGACGGCGCGGGTGCCTTCACCTTCGACGACACCTCGCTGCCCCTGATCAACGGAGAGGTGAACGGCCTCTCCTTCGCCCGCCCGGTCCTCCTCGATCTCACCGGCGACGGGGCCCCCGAGCTCTTCCTCCCCCTCTCCTTCAGCCTCGACTTCACCGACGACATGCCGAGCGTGCTCCTCGTCAACGACGGCTTCGGCACCTTCGTCGTGGATCCCGCGGGCCGGCTGCCGGCGATCCCCGATCTCGAGGACTGGACGATCTGCGCCGCCGCCGGCGACGTGGACGGCGACGGGGACCTCGACCTCTTCCTCGGGGAGGCCGAGCGGCAGCAGCGGCTGCTGATCAACGCCGGCGGGACCTTCTCCGATCAGACCCTGGACGATGGCAGCGGCGCGCCGCGCCTCCCCCCGGACACCGTGCGCAGCTACCACTGCGAGTTCGCCGATCTCGACGGAGACGGAGATCAGGATCTGGTGATCATCACCGACGCCAGCACCAGCAGCGGCACCGCGGTCGCCACCGAGAACGTGGCGCTCTGGAACGACGGCGCCGGCCACTTCGCCCTGGAGGTCCTGCCCTCCACGGCGGGGCCCCGGGACAGCCGGGGGCTCTTCGTCACCGACCTCGACGGAGACGGGCACCTCGACATCCTCGTCGGGAACGCCTCGGACACCCTCGACCACGGGGGGCAGGCCCTGGAGATCCTCCACGGTCAGGGGGGTGGGAGCTTCCTCCCCTTCGCGGGGCTGCCCGCCTTCGGCGGCGGCGTCTACGCGGTCCCGGCCGCGGACCTCGACGGCGACGGCTGGGGCGATGTCTTCCTGGCGGTGGGGGAGCCGGACCCCGCCACCGGCAGCCTGCGCAACCGCCTGCTGGTGAGCGCGCCATGAGCGTCAGCCAGCGGGAGGCGCCGCCCCTCTACCTCGCCACGCAGACCGTCGACCGGGGCACCGGCTGGCTGCCCCGGCTGGAGGCGGCGCTGCAGGCGGCGGGCTACGGCTTCGAACCCCTCCCCCTCGATGCAGCCGGCGAGGCCGCCGCTCCGGCGCTCGGGGCGGGGGCGCTGGTGATCGTGCCCGTGCCCGACGACGCGCGCCTTTCCCTGGCGGTGGAGCGCTTCGGTGAGGGAGCGGCCCGTCATCCCCTCCTCCTGGTCGAGGGGCTGGGCACCCTCTCGGTCGATCTCTCTGCGACGGGCTACCCCCTCGCGAGCGCCGGGCTCGGCCCCGAGGGCCGCGTCCCAGGCCGAGGTGTCGGTCCCGCACGCCGCCAACCCCAGGGTCAGGCCGGCCGTGAGCAGCGCGGAGACGAGCGGGCGAGCGAGGCGGCGGTGGTCCATGTCTTCTCCCCTAGCGAATGCCGGGCCAGCTTCCCGGCGTGGCCTCAACTACCTGATCTGACGGGAAGCTCGAGATGACGCGTCACGTCACGTTACGGTGCCGGAGGGGCCAGAAGTTGAACGGTGTCGCCCCCGCTTGGTGGAGCCTTCCCCCCATTGGTACTAGGGTCGGCTTCTCTCTTGCTCCGGGGGCTCGATGAAGTACTGGGGAAACAGCGTCGTCGTCACCTTGATGATCCTCGCGCTGCTCTTGCTGGCGGCGATGGGGTTGCGGCTGATCTTTCCACCGCTGAAGAAGTGGGCGATCCCGGTCAGCATCCTCGCCGGCGTCCTCGGCTTCTTCCTCGGGCCAGACGTGGCGGGCCTGCTGCCCCTGGACCGGGAGGTCCTCGAGGTCATCGTCTACCACGGCCTCGCGATCATGTTCATCGCCATCAGCCTGCAGTCGCCCGCCAGGACCAAGGGCCACGTGGCCGGGGGCGTGCGCAGCTTCACCTTCGGCATCCCCTTCATGCAGGCCCTGCAGACCTTCCTCGGGCTCCTGATCATCCTCTCGCTCGGCCTGGCCCTGGGAGAGGCGGTCCACCCCGGGATCGGGGTGATGCTGACCCTCGGCTTCGAGGAGGGACCGGGTCAGGCCCTCGCCCTCGGCGCCGCCTGGGAGGAGAACGGCATGAAGGACGGGGCGCAGATCGGCCTGATCATCGCCGCCCTGGGCTACGCCTGGTCGGTCTTCCTGGGCGTGCCGCTCGCCATCTACGGCCGCCACAAGGGCTGGGTGTCGAAGCCCCCCGAGGTGGCGGTGGAGCTCGAGGCCGCGGGGGAGGGCGAGGCCCTCGAGGCGCCCGGCGCCCTCGACAGCCTGACCCTCCAGGGTGTGGTGGTCCTGGGCGTCTACGGGATCACCTGGCTCGTCTGCATGGGGCTCTCGACGGCCCTGGCCGGCATGCCCGACATCGCGTCGGCGGTCTGGGGCTTCCACTTCATGATCGGCGCGGGCGTGGCCCTGGGGGTCCGCCCCTTGCTCGACCGCTTGCCCGGCGGGACCCCCGTCAACGATAAGCTCGTCACCCGGCTCTCCGGGGTCGCGGTCGACGTGATGACCTGCGCCTCCCTGGCCGCGGTGCAGCTCGCCGTCTTCCAGGCCAACTGGGTCACGGTCGTGCTGGTCACCACCCTCGGTGGGGTGGCGACCCTCATCGCCGTGCTCTACTTCGCCAGCCGGGCCTTCCCCGACGCGCCCTTCGAGCACGCCCTGGTCTGGTTCGGCATGAGCACCGGGACCCTCGCCATGGGCCTCGCGCTGCTGCGGATCGTCGACCCCGATCTCAAGAGCCCGGCGCCGGTGACCACGGTCCTCGGCTCGGCCGGCGCCATCGTCTTCGCCGCCCCGATCCTGGTGGCGGGGATCCCGATGACGGTGGCGGCCTTTCCCGAGCGCTACCCCCTCTACGGCTGGCTCGCGATGGGCGTCTTCCTGATCTACGGCCTGATCCTGGTGGGCGTCTGGCGCAAGTTCGCGCCGCTGCGCTTCCACGGGAAGATCACCCAGCTCTGGTGGCGGCCGGCCGAGACCTCGGCAGAAGCGAGCGAAGGCAGCGCCTAGCCGCCGCAGCGCTCCCCACCGGCTACCAGGTCGTGTGGGCGGCCAGCTTGGTGACGTTGAAGGCGTAGTCGCCCAGCTTCTCCATGTTGGTCATCATGTCGATGAAGATCAGGCCGGCTCGCACCTCGACCTCGCCCTCCTGCATCCGGGTGGCGTGGGCCTTGCGGGCGCGATCTCGTAGGTCGTTGACCTTCTTCTCGATGATCCGGGCCTCGCCCACCAGCGACTCCTGCTCCGGCGTCAGCGCCTGGTGGGCCAGCTCGATCGCCTCGACGACCAGGTCGATCATCTCGTCGAGGTCCTTCCGGGCCTCCTCGACGACCGCGTACTTCTTGTCGTAGCGGCGCGCGGCGAGCAGCACGAGGTTGTTGCAGTGGTCGCCCATCCGCTCGAGATCGTTGGCCATGTCCAGGGCCCGGGTGATCTCCTCGGAGGCGCTCTGGGAGATGGGCGCCCGGCCGATCTCGGCGCAGAAGGCGACGATCTCCTCCTCCATCCGGTCGGTCCGGTCCTCCTTGCGCTTGATCTCGTCGACCAGTGGGCCGAGCTTCTGATCCGGGTGGCAGAGCACCTCGTTGACCTGGTCGAACATCCCCCGGATCACCGCCACCATCTTCTGCAGGCCCAGGCGCACCTCGTAGAGGGCCAGCTCGGGGGTCGAGAGGAGGCCGGTCTGCAGGAGCGTGAAGTGCTCCTGCTCGTCCTTCTCGTCCTCGGAGAAGGGCACCAGCCACATCACCGCCTTCTGGATGACGGGCACGAACCAGATCAGGACGGCGGTGTTGGTGAGGTTGAAGAAGGTGTGGAAGGCGGCCAGGTGGGTGGGGGTGGCCAGCGGATCGGTGAGGGGATCGCCGGGGATCATCCCGTCCACCAGCGCCAGCACCCCGCCCATCACGGGGAGCATCCAGATCACGCCGAAGACGTTGAAGAGGGTGTGGGATCTCGCGACCCGCTTGGCGTTCCGGTTGGCCCCGATCGAGGCCAGGTAGGCGGTGATGGTCGTGCCGAGGTTCTCCCCGAGGACCATGGCGGCGGCGACGTCGTAGCCGATCCACCCCTTGGCGGCCATGGCCAGGGTGATGGTCATGGTGGCCGAGGAGGACTGCACGATGATGGTGAGCACCGTGCCGACCAGGATGAAGAGGAGGATCGACCAGAAGCCGAGGTTCGCCCACTCCTGGAGCCAGGCCAGCTGCTCGGGGTTGTGCTTGAGGTCGGGCACGCCGTCCTTGAGGAACTTCAGCCCCAGGAAGAGCAGGCCGAAGCCCACCAGCACCTCGCTCCACTGCTTGGCGTGGCGCGAGTTGATGAAGGAGAGGGGGAAGCCGATGCCGATGATCGGCAGGGCGAACTTGGTGATCGAGATCTTGAAGCCCAGGAGCGAGACCATCCAGCCGGTGATCGTCGTGCCGATGTTGGCCCCCATCACCGGGCCGATGGCCTGGACCAGATCCAGGAGCCCGGCGTTGGCGAAGGAGACGATCATCACCGTGGTGGCGCTCGAGGACTGCACGGCGCAGGTGATGAGGAAGCCGGCGAAGACGCCGGTGAAGCGGTTGCGGGTCAGGCCGTTGAGGATCGCCCGCAGCCGATCGCCGGCGACCTTCTGCAGGCCGTTGCTCATGATGCGCAGGCCGTAGAGGAAGACGCCCACGCCGCCGAGGATCATCAGGATACTGGCCATGGTCAGGCTACCTAGGGGGAAGGGAGGGGGATCTCAAGGACCGGCGCGCGAATCGGGCAAGCCCCCGGTTTTGCAGGGGCTAGCGGGCCGCGAGGAGGCGGTCGATGAGTCGGG
This DNA window, taken from Deltaproteobacteria bacterium, encodes the following:
- a CDS encoding VCBS repeat-containing protein, whose translation is MRRPSVFLLTSFCLLASGCGDGVVSIAHDAGSDGGGAGDAGVDGGADGGLPDGGGVDGGSDGGSPDGGGGGPTRYVDASERLPSTASSTTDALLFDADGDRVADLLFVSQTDAAGNEGGVELLLRRGADLVPSPMPTTGSWTFGAAGDLDRDGDLDVVLTRPARTSAQVALLLNDGAGAFTFDDTSLPLINGEVNGLSFARPVLLDLTGDGAPELFLPLSFSLDFTDDMPSVLLVNDGFGTFVVDPAGRLPAIPDLEDWTICAAAGDVDGDGDLDLFLGEAERQQRLLINAGGTFSDQTLDDGSGAPRLPPDTVRSYHCEFADLDGDGDQDLVIITDASTSSGTAVATENVALWNDGAGHFALEVLPSTAGPRDSRGLFVTDLDGDGHLDILVGNASDTLDHGGQALEILHGQGGGSFLPFAGLPAFGGGVYAVPAADLDGDGWGDVFLAVGEPDPATGSLRNRLLVSAP
- a CDS encoding Na/Pi cotransporter family protein — its product is MASILMILGGVGVFLYGLRIMSNGLQKVAGDRLRAILNGLTRNRFTGVFAGFLITCAVQSSSATTVMIVSFANAGLLDLVQAIGPVMGANIGTTITGWMVSLLGFKISITKFALPIIGIGFPLSFINSRHAKQWSEVLVGFGLLFLGLKFLKDGVPDLKHNPEQLAWLQEWANLGFWSILLFILVGTVLTIIVQSSSATMTITLAMAAKGWIGYDVAAAMVLGENLGTTITAYLASIGANRNAKRVARSHTLFNVFGVIWMLPVMGGVLALVDGMIPGDPLTDPLATPTHLAAFHTFFNLTNTAVLIWFVPVIQKAVMWLVPFSEDEKDEQEHFTLLQTGLLSTPELALYEVRLGLQKMVAVIRGMFDQVNEVLCHPDQKLGPLVDEIKRKEDRTDRMEEEIVAFCAEIGRAPISQSASEEITRALDMANDLERMGDHCNNLVLLAARRYDKKYAVVEEARKDLDEMIDLVVEAIELAHQALTPEQESLVGEARIIEKKVNDLRDRARKAHATRMQEGEVEVRAGLIFIDMMTNMEKLGDYAFNVTKLAAHTTW